A genomic stretch from Erigeron canadensis isolate Cc75 chromosome 9, C_canadensis_v1, whole genome shotgun sequence includes:
- the LOC122582348 gene encoding internal alternative NAD(P)H-ubiquinone oxidoreductase A2, mitochondrial-like, protein MSWFKNLTRFTPPVKHKFTHTNNTHPLFSFQHFSTTTPPVENAASGLGPTKKPDKPRIVVLGSGWAGCRLMKGIDTSLYDVVCVSPRNHMVFTPLLASTCVGTLEFRSVAEPIGRIQPAISTEPGSYFFLANCKKLDVNNHEVHCQAITDGIHTLKPWDFKISYDKLIIASGAEASTFGIKGVKEHAIFLREVHHAQEIRRKLLLNLMLSDVPGISDEEKRRLLHCVVVGGGPTGVEFSGELSDFIMKDVRQRYSHVKDYIHVTLIEANDILSSFDDRLRVYATNQLTKSGVRLVRGTVKDVQPKKIVLSDGTDVPYGLLVWSTGVGPSSFIKEMDLPKAPGGRIGIDEWLRVPSAPDVFAIGDCSGYLESTGKPTLPALAQVAEREGKYLAELLNKVGKAGGGYANSSGDMELGAPFVYKHLGSMATVGSYKALVDLRQSKEAKGLSIAGFASWFIWRSAYLTRVVSWRNRFYVAINWLTTFVFGRDISRI, encoded by the exons ATGTCCTGGTTCAAAAACTTGACCCGTTTCACTCCACCTGTCAAACACAAATTCACTCACACAAACAACACACACCCTTTATTCTCTTTTCAACACTTTTCAACAACAACACCACCTGTTGAAAATGCTGCATCTGGGTTGGGACCCACAAAAAAGCCCGACAAACCAAGAATTGTGGTTCTGGGTTCGGGTTGGGCTGGATGTAGATTGATGAAAGGGATAGATACTAGTTTATATGATGTTGTTTGTGTGTCTCCTAGAAACCATATGGTTTTTACTCCTTTGTTAGCTTCTACTTGTGTTGGTACTCTTGAATTTAGGTCTGTTGCTGAACCCATTGGTAGGATTCAGCCCGCGATTTCGACCGAACCCGGTTCGTATTTCTTTTTGGCCAATTGTAAGAAGCTTGATGTCAATAATCATGAG GTGCATTGCCAAGCAATAACAGATGGAATACATACACTAAAGCCATGGGatttcaagatttcatatgaCAAATTGATCATTGCATCTGGAGCCGAGGCTTCAACTTTCGGAATTAAAGGTGTCAAAGAGCACGCCATTTTCCTTCGTGAGGTGCACCATGCTCAGGAAATCAGAAGAAAACTGCTTCTTAACTTGATGCTCTCTGATGTGCCTG GCATTTCTGATGAAGAAAAGCGTAGACTTTTGCATTGTGTTGTTGTTGGAGGTGGTCCTACTGGAGTTGAATTCAGTGGCGAGCTAAGTGATTTTATCATGAAAGATGTTCGTCAAAGATATTCTCATGTAAAAGATTACATTCACGTTACTTTGATCGAG GCCAATGATATTCTATCTTCGTTTGATGATCGCCTGCGGGTATATGCTACTAACCAATTAACTAAG TCCGGAGTTCGTCTAGTTCGTGGAACTGTGAAAGATGTTCAACCTAAGAAGATAGTTCTGAGCGACGGAACTGATGTTCCATATGGTTTGTTGGTATGGTCTACAGGTGTTGGTCCCTCTTCCTTCATAAAAGAAATGGATCTTCCAAAGGCTCCTGGTGGAAG GATTGGCATTGACGAGTGGTTAAGAGTACCTTCTGCGCCGGATGTTTTTGCAATTGGGGATTGTAGTGGGTACCTTGAGAGTACCGGCAAACCAACACTTCCAGCTTTGGCCCAG GTGGCAGAGAGGGAGGGTAAGTACCTGGCAGAACTTCTAAACAAGGTTGGTAAGGCAGGTGGTGGGTATGCTAACAGTAGTGGAGATATGGAACTTGGGGCCCCGTTTGTTTATAAGCATTTGGGAAGCATGGCTACTGTTGGGAGTTACAAGGCTCTTGTGGATCTCAGGCAAAGCAAG GAAGCGAAAGGTTTGTCAATTGCGGGATTTGCTAGTTGGTTCATTTGGCGTTCTGCTTATCTCACACGTGTTGTAAGTTGGAGGAATAGATTTTACGTGGCGATAAATTGGTTAACTACATTTGTATTTGGTCGTGATATAAGCCGGATATAA